A stretch of Oryza brachyantha chromosome 4, ObraRS2, whole genome shotgun sequence DNA encodes these proteins:
- the LOC102706004 gene encoding probable pectinesterase/pectinesterase inhibitor 58 codes for MPNKAAVGSVVAAVGVVAVVCAIAAVTSSKKGGDHAALSANVRLSTVCSVTRYPGRCEQSLGPVVNDTADPESVLRAALQVALDEVASAFNRSEQVAKDDDGKITKSAIQMCKKLLNDSSEDLRGMAGLNPEQVTEHINDLRTWLSGVMTYIYTCADGFDKPELKEAMDKVLQNSTELSSNALAIITRLGDLMPEHPSKSNGSAGAHRRLLGLQGGEIAVEGESLRRLLAVHDKVQELADVKDVSRKLLSETLDEITALSHDASRRLLGLTFSEGNDEYTDGDNDLPGRRLLSMSTDASSETPGGEHRQLKMSYSVLDGTTNAISEEHAAGEHPQPKMYYTILDGPTNAIPEDPTAAGEHRQLSMMFNAISNMTRNADNVKRRLLSIPSNDGSEATGHDGGSRALLSAQLENLANMSDDMNRYLLAVEIPDDLAGRRTLLSSTLRALNEVTTEAKGQLDSIENGTLPSDAIPERTLSEEFEEYKATPHHRLLTTNVVGTIDDIEQERHQRPKAGEFPEWVPAHQRRLLQLTGMQKPNTVVAKDGSGDFKTITEAINAAPKKSATRFVIYVKAGEYNEYVTVTSDLPNIFMYGDGPTRTRVIGNKSNKDGVATMASRTFSAEGSGFVCKSMGFVNTAGPEGHQAVALHVQGDMSVFFNCKFEGYQDTLYVHANRQFFRNCEVSGTIDFIFGNSAAVFQNCLMTVRKPMDNQMNMVTAQGRTDPNMPTGIVLQGCRIVPEQALFPVRLQIASYLGRPWKEYSRTVIMESVIGDLIKPEGWSEWMGDQGLKTLYYAEYANTGPGAGTSKRVAWPGYRVIGQAEATQFTAGVFIDGLTWLKNTATPNVMGFIK; via the exons ATGCCCAACAAGGCCGCCGTTGgtagcgtcgtcgccgccgtcggcgtcgtcgccgtggtgTGCGCGATCGCCGCGGTCACCAGCTCCAAGAAAGGAGGCGACCATGCCGCGCTCTCCGCCAACGTCAGGCTCTCCACCGTGTGCTCCGTGACGCGGTACCCGGGCAGGTGCGAGCAGAGCCTCGGCCCCGTCGTGAACGACACCGCCGACCCGGAGAGcgtcctccgcgccgcgctgcAGGTGGCGCTCGACGAGGTCGCCAGCGCGTTCAACCGCTCCGAGCAAGTCGCcaaggacgacgacggcaagaTCACGAAGAGCGCCATCCAGATGTGCAAGAAGCTCCTCAACGACTCCAGCGAGGATCTCAGGGGCATGGCGGGCCTCAACCCCGAGCAGGTCACGGAGCACATCAACGACCTCCGGACGTGGCTGTCCGGCGTCATGACGTACATCTATACCTGCGCCGACGGCTTCGACAAGCCGGAGCTTAAGGAGGCCATGGACAAGGTGTTGCAGAACTCCACCGAGCTGAGCAGCAACGCACTCGCCATCATCACCCGCCTCGGCGACCTCATGCCGGAGCACCCCTCTAAGTCGAACGGATCCGCCGGTGCGCACCGCCGGCTTCTCGGGTTGCAGGGGGGTGAGATCGCGGTCGAGGGGGAAAGCTTGCGCCGCCTTCTGGCCGTCCACGACAAGGTCCAGGAGCTCGCCGACGTGAAAGACGTCAGCCGCAAGCTCTTGTCGGAGACGCTGGACGAGATCACCGCGCTGTCCCACGACGCGAGCCGCCGCCTTCTTGGCCTCACGTTCAGCGAAGGCAACGATGAGTACACCGATGGCGACAATGACCTCCCCGGCCGTCGGCTGTTGAGTATGTCTACGGACGCCAGCTCCGAGACGCCCGGCGGCGAGCATCGGCAGCTGAAGATGTCTTACTCTGTCCTTGATGGCACCACGAACGCCATATCTGAGgagcacgccgccggcgagcatcCGCAGCCGAAAATGTATTACACTATCTTGGATGGGCCAACGAATGCCATCCCGGAGGATCCCACAGCCGCCGGCGAGCATCGGCAGCTGAGCATGATGTTCAACGCTATCTCCAACATGACGAGGAACGCCGACAACGTCAAGCGCCGGCTGCTGAGCATACCGTCGAACGACGGCTCCGAAGCCACAGGGCACGACGGCGGCTCGCGCGCGCTTCTGTCCGCTCAGCTGGAGAACCTCGCCAACATGTCCGACGACATGAACCGGTACCTCCTCGCGGTGGAGATCCCCGACGACCTCGCCGGCAGGCGCACGCTCCTGTCATCGACGCTCAGGGCGCTCAACGAAGTCACGACGGAGGCGAAGGGCCAGCTCGACTCGATCGAGAACGGCACGCTGCCCTCCGACGCCATCCCCGAGCGAACTCTCAGCGAGGAGTTCGAGGAATACAAGGCCACCCCGCACCACAGGCTGCTCACCACGAACGTCGTCGGCACGATCGATGACATCGAACAAGAGCGCCACCAGCGGCCGAAGGCCGGCGAGTTCCCGGAGTGGGTGCCGGCCCACCAGCGGCGGCTCCTGCAGCTCACCGGCATGCAGAAGCCCAACACGGTGGTCGCCAAGGACGGGAGCGGCGACTTCAAGACGATCACCGAGGCCATCAACGCCGCGCCCAAGAAGTCCGCCACCCGCTTCGTCATCTACGTGAAGGCCGGCGAGTACAACGAGTACGTCACCGTCACCAGCGACCTGCCCAACATCTTCATGTACGGCGACGGGCCGACACGCACCCGCGTCATCGGCAACAAGAGCAACAAGGACGGCGTCGCCACCATGGCCTCCCGCACCTTCT cggcggaggggagcgggttCGTGTGCAAATCGATGGGGTTCGTGAACACGGCGGGGCCGGAGGGGCACCAGGCGGTGGCGCTGCACGTGCAGGGGGACATGTCGGTGTTCTTCAACTGCAAGTTCGAGGGGTACCAGGACACGCTGTACGTGCACGCCAACCGGCAGTTCTTCCGCAACTGCGAGGTGAGCGGCACCATCGACTTCATCTTCGgcaactcggcggcggtgttcCAGAACTGCCTCATGACGGTGAGGAAGCCGATGGACAACCAGATGAACATGGTGACGGCGCAGGGGCGCACCGACCCGAACATGCCCACCGGCATCGTGCTCCAGGGCTGCCGCATCGTGCCGGAGCAGGCGCTCTTCCCCGTCCGCCTCCAGATCGCCAGCTACCTCGGCCGCCCGTGGAAGGAGTACTCGAGGACGGTGATCATGGAGAGCGTCATCGGCGACCTCATCAAGCCGGAGGGGTGGTCGGAGTGGATGGGCGACCAGGGCCTCAAGACGCTCTACTACGCCGAGTACGCCAACAccggccccggcgccggcaccaGCAAGAGGGTCGCCTGGCCGGGCTACCGCGTCATCGGCCAGGCCGAGGCCACGCAGTTCACCGCCGGCGTGTTCATCGACGGCTTGACGTGGCTCAAGAACACCGCCACGCCCAACGTCATGGGCTTCATCAAATGA